The Synechococcus sp. MW101C3 genome has a segment encoding these proteins:
- a CDS encoding carbohydrate kinase, translating into MPSPARVLCFGEALVDRLGPPGGDPAHDIPVDDRLGGAPANVACALARLGTGAALIGRLGDDRIGAAFRALLLERGVDTRALQCDPLRPSRTVLVRRDAAGERHFGGFAGDRGEGFADQAIDAAAMAGVLAPLLAQARWLLCGTIPLASAAAAAALQELLLAAGAHGLPLALDVNWRPTFWGLGAEQGPPPAVRQRLEPLLTQAALFKCSREEALWLFGSANATVVRRALPQRPAVLITDGPEPIDWAVGACGGRLPSLPVAAIDTTGAGDAFLAGLLHQLVGRPGLLQEPVVVSAVEQVLRFAAACGALVCQGAGAIDPQPSEQQVLAVLGESAAGTGAL; encoded by the coding sequence GTGCCTTCCCCTGCCCGGGTGCTCTGCTTCGGCGAAGCGCTCGTTGATCGGCTCGGCCCGCCCGGCGGCGATCCGGCCCATGACATTCCGGTCGACGACAGGCTCGGCGGTGCCCCGGCCAATGTGGCCTGCGCCCTGGCGCGGCTCGGCACCGGCGCCGCGCTGATCGGCCGCCTGGGCGACGACCGCATCGGCGCCGCCTTCCGCGCTCTGTTGCTGGAGCGGGGGGTGGATACCCGTGCGCTGCAATGCGATCCGCTGCGCCCGAGCCGCACGGTGCTGGTGCGGCGCGATGCCGCAGGTGAGCGCCACTTCGGCGGCTTCGCCGGCGACCGGGGTGAGGGCTTCGCTGATCAGGCGATCGATGCCGCGGCGATGGCCGGGGTGTTGGCGCCGCTGCTGGCCCAGGCCCGCTGGCTCCTTTGCGGCACGATTCCGCTGGCTTCCGCTGCGGCGGCAGCGGCGCTGCAGGAGCTGCTACTGGCTGCCGGGGCGCATGGCTTGCCGCTGGCGCTTGACGTCAACTGGCGGCCCACCTTCTGGGGGCTCGGCGCTGAGCAGGGCCCGCCGCCGGCGGTGCGGCAGCGGCTTGAGCCCTTGCTGACGCAGGCGGCCCTGTTCAAGTGCAGCCGTGAGGAGGCCCTCTGGCTGTTCGGCAGCGCCAACGCCACAGTCGTGCGCCGGGCCCTGCCGCAGCGGCCCGCCGTGCTGATCACCGATGGCCCCGAGCCGATCGACTGGGCGGTGGGAGCCTGCGGTGGCCGGCTGCCTTCCCTGCCCGTGGCTGCCATCGACACCACCGGTGCTGGTGATGCCTTCCTGGCGGGCCTGCTGCACCAGTTGGTGGGCCGGCCGGGGCTGCTGCAAGAGCCGGTGGTCGTCAGCGCCGTGGAGCAGGTTCTGCGCTTTGCAGCCGCCTGCGGTGCACTGGTTTGCCAGGGTGCCGGCGCCATTGATCCCCAGCCGAGCGAGCAGCAGGTTCTGGCCGTTCTGGGTGAGAGTGCAGCGGGCACCGGCGCCCTATGA
- a CDS encoding DedA family protein: MAIELVQQLPELIGSAVEANPMAGYAAIFAAMFLENLFPPIPSELIMPLGGFYVQQGQLSLIPVVLAGLLGTVLGALPWYGVGRLVNEERIEHWLSRHGRWIGISPQELHRSRTWFSRHGTALVFWGRLVPGIRTLISVPAGIEMMPMVPFLIWTTAGSLIWTLLLTVAGMLLGEGYSNVELWIEPVARVIKVVLVLAVLAAGAWLGLRIWKKRQDSH, from the coding sequence ATGGCCATCGAACTGGTTCAGCAACTGCCCGAGCTGATCGGCTCGGCGGTGGAGGCCAACCCGATGGCCGGTTATGCGGCGATCTTTGCGGCGATGTTCCTCGAGAACCTCTTTCCGCCGATCCCCTCCGAGCTGATCATGCCCCTGGGGGGCTTCTATGTGCAGCAGGGGCAGCTCAGCCTGATTCCGGTGGTGCTGGCCGGATTGCTCGGCACCGTGCTCGGCGCCCTGCCCTGGTATGGGGTGGGGCGGCTGGTGAACGAGGAACGCATCGAGCACTGGCTCTCGCGCCATGGGCGCTGGATCGGCATCAGCCCGCAGGAGCTGCACCGCAGCCGCACCTGGTTCAGCCGCCATGGCACCGCCCTGGTGTTCTGGGGCCGGCTGGTGCCCGGCATCCGCACCTTGATCTCCGTGCCCGCCGGCATCGAGATGATGCCGATGGTGCCCTTCCTGATCTGGACCACGGCCGGCAGCCTGATCTGGACCCTGCTGCTGACAGTGGCGGGCATGCTGCTGGGCGAGGGCTACAGCAACGTGGAGCTGTGGATCGAACCGGTGGCCCGGGTGATCAAGGTGGTGCTGGTGCTTGCCGTGCTGGCCGCCGGCGCCTGGCTGGGGCTGCGCATCTGGAAGAAGCGCCAGGACAGCCACTGA
- the tsaE gene encoding tRNA (adenosine(37)-N6)-threonylcarbamoyltransferase complex ATPase subunit type 1 TsaE, with the protein MEQSAEIRVCHLADAAATAALGRELASLLLNGGGAASGAAPPTLLLQGELGAGKTCLVQGLALALGIDEPITSPTFALAQHYSGRGADGEPHALVHLDLYRLEQPAAAAELFAQEEEEAGALGAVLAVEWPERLPWLPDGAWRLELQYDGDRRRAVLRPPHSAA; encoded by the coding sequence ATGGAACAGTCTGCTGAGATCCGGGTGTGCCATCTGGCCGATGCGGCAGCCACGGCGGCGCTCGGGCGGGAGCTGGCGTCGCTGCTGTTGAACGGCGGCGGTGCTGCCAGCGGCGCAGCCCCTCCCACTTTGCTGCTGCAGGGGGAACTGGGGGCCGGCAAGACCTGCCTGGTGCAGGGTCTGGCCCTGGCGCTGGGAATCGACGAACCGATCACGAGCCCCACCTTCGCCCTGGCCCAGCACTACAGCGGCCGGGGCGCTGACGGCGAGCCCCATGCCCTCGTCCATCTGGATCTCTACCGGCTGGAGCAGCCGGCCGCCGCCGCTGAACTGTTCGCCCAAGAGGAGGAGGAAGCCGGCGCCCTGGGGGCGGTGCTGGCGGTGGAGTGGCCCGAACGGCTGCCGTGGCTGCCCGATGGCGCCTGGCGGCTGGAGCTTCAGTACGACGGGGACAGGCGCCGGGCAGTGCTGCGACCGCCGCACTCAGCCGCCTGA
- the ahcY gene encoding adenosylhomocysteinase: MLATPSAATSVSAAAATGLSTPSSYVIADLGLAAWGRKEIAIAETEMPGLMALREKYGSQQPLKGARIAGSLHMTIQTAVLIETLVALGAEVRWASCNIFSTQDHAAAAMAEAGIPVFAFKGETLDEYWAFTHRILEWADGGTPNMILDDGGDATGLVVLGTKAEQDPSVLDNPGSEEEIALFQSVRQRLAAQPGFYSRIHAQIQGVTEETTTGVARLYQMQKSGELPFPAINVNDSVTKSKFDNLYGCRESLVDSIKRATDVMVAGKVALVIGYGDVGKGSAQSLRGLGASVMIAEVDPICALQAAMEGYRVVRLDDVVGDVDIFVTATGNFRVITHDHLIQMRDQAIVCNIGHFDNEIDVASLKQYPWDNIKPQVDHVLLPSGNKIILLAEGRLVNLGCATGHPSFVMSNSFTNQVLAQIELFTKGDEYGKEVYVLPKHLDEMVARLHLDKIGARLTELTPEQAAYINVPLEGPYKSDHYRY; this comes from the coding sequence ATGCTGGCCACGCCTTCAGCTGCCACGTCCGTTTCGGCTGCCGCCGCAACCGGACTGTCCACCCCGTCGTCGTATGTGATCGCCGATCTCGGCCTTGCCGCATGGGGCCGCAAGGAGATCGCGATCGCTGAAACCGAGATGCCCGGTCTGATGGCGCTGCGTGAGAAGTACGGCAGCCAGCAACCGCTCAAGGGTGCCCGTATTGCCGGCAGCCTGCATATGACGATCCAGACAGCCGTTCTGATCGAAACCCTGGTGGCTCTCGGCGCTGAAGTGCGCTGGGCCTCCTGCAACATCTTCTCCACCCAGGATCACGCTGCAGCCGCGATGGCGGAAGCCGGCATCCCGGTGTTCGCCTTCAAGGGCGAAACCCTGGATGAATACTGGGCCTTCACCCACCGGATCCTGGAGTGGGCCGACGGCGGCACGCCCAACATGATCCTCGACGACGGTGGCGATGCCACCGGCCTGGTGGTGCTCGGCACCAAGGCGGAGCAGGACCCCTCGGTGCTGGACAACCCCGGCAGCGAAGAGGAGATCGCCCTGTTCCAGTCGGTCCGTCAACGCCTGGCCGCCCAGCCCGGCTTCTATTCGCGCATCCACGCCCAGATCCAGGGCGTCACCGAGGAAACCACCACGGGTGTGGCGCGTCTCTATCAGATGCAGAAGAGCGGCGAACTGCCGTTCCCTGCCATCAACGTGAACGACTCCGTCACCAAGAGCAAGTTCGACAACCTCTACGGCTGCCGCGAATCCCTGGTCGACAGCATCAAGCGCGCCACCGATGTGATGGTGGCCGGCAAGGTGGCCCTGGTGATCGGCTATGGCGATGTGGGCAAGGGTTCCGCCCAGTCGCTGCGCGGCCTCGGCGCCAGCGTGATGATCGCCGAAGTCGATCCGATCTGCGCGCTGCAGGCGGCGATGGAGGGCTACCGGGTCGTCCGTCTCGACGACGTGGTGGGGGATGTGGACATCTTCGTGACGGCCACCGGCAACTTCCGCGTGATCACCCACGACCACCTGATCCAGATGCGGGATCAGGCGATCGTGTGCAACATCGGCCACTTCGACAACGAGATCGACGTGGCTTCCCTGAAGCAGTACCCCTGGGACAACATCAAGCCCCAGGTGGATCACGTGCTGCTGCCCAGCGGCAACAAGATCATCCTGCTGGCGGAAGGCCGGCTGGTGAATCTGGGCTGCGCCACCGGCCACCCCAGCTTCGTGATGAGCAACTCCTTCACCAACCAGGTGCTGGCTCAGATCGAGCTGTTCACCAAAGGGGACGAGTACGGCAAGGAGGTGTACGTGCTGCCCAAGCACCTCGACGAGATGGTGGCCCGCCTCCACCTCGACAAGATCGGCGCCCGACTCACCGAGCTCACCCCCGAGCAGGCCGCCTACATCAACGTGCCGCTGGAAGGCCCCTACAAGTCCGACCACTACCGCTACTGA